In the genome of Pseudomonas sp. Teo4, the window TCACCTGGTTGGTGATCGGCACTATCGTGATGGTGCTGGGCTACATGCTGTTCAGCGATGCCTATCGGTATGAAGTGTTGATGACGGCGGGGGTGACGCTGTTCATTCTACTGGTGTGCGTGAGCCGGCGGCGGATCGGGTTGGGCGAAGGCAGTGCCTTGGTGGCAGGCAGCGAGGGCAACTGAGCCAACATCGCATTTGGACTGCCCCCCAAAAGTTGGACAGTTTCAGCCAGTGACCTGAGTCCTGTAATCGACAGGGCTCAGGCCATTGAGCTTCAGTTTGATCCGGTCATGGTTGTAGTAATGGATGTACTCTTCCAGACCTGCCTTCAGCTCCTCAACACTCTCAAATCGCTTCAGATAAAAAAATTCAGCCTTGAGTGTGCCGAAGAAGCTTTCCATAGCTGCATTGTCCAGGCAATTGCCCTTGCGAGACATGCTTTGCTTTACGCCACGTTCATTGAGCTTGTGGCGGTATTGAGCTTGCTGGTAGTGCCAGCCTTGATCAGAGTGGATCACTAGCTTGGGCTTTTCTCCCAAGCGATTGAGAGCTTTCTCCAACATATTTCCAACCAAGCTATAGCTGGGCCGGCTGGCCGTTTCATAGGCAATGATTTCTCCGTTGTACAAGTCCAACACTGGCGACAGATAGAGCTTTTGCTGAGCTACCTTGAACTCAGTGACATCGGTTACCCATTTCTGGTTAGGTCGCTGAGCGATGAAATTGCGTTCCAGCAGATTCTTGGCCACTTTGCCGACGCACCCCCGGTAGGAGCGGTATTTTTTCGGGCGCACCACAGATTTCAGGCCGAGCCGAGCCATTAGCCGTTCGATAACTTTTTTGTTGACCAGGGTCCCTTGGCTTCTGATCGCCAACGCCACACGCCGATAGCCGTACAGCCCCCTCTCCTTGTGAT includes:
- a CDS encoding IS3 family transposase (programmed frameshift), with amino-acid sequence MGKYTEQFKLAAITTYLTGSDGFRKVARHFGLDVSLLRRWVASHQASAGLGPRSHGQRYSDDFKRQVLQYMLEHRLSMRQTAAHFGLGQSSQVGIWQRQYYSGSPTVLTAIQQRKPTNVAKRIKPAKPTDSNDTEKSREQLMAELEYLRMENAVLKGAQSAARGKGANTGEKALIVSQLKRRFPLPDLLELVGLARSTFYYQIKSQQKPDKHAALNELVQRVYHKERGLYGYRRVALAIRSQGTLVNKKVIERLMARLGLKSVVRPKKYRSYRGCVGKVAKNLLERNFIAQRPNQKWVTDVTEFKVAQQKLYLSPVLDLYNGEIIAYETASRPSYSLVGNMLEKALNRLGEKPKLVIHSDQGWHYQQAQYRHKLNERGVKQSMSRKGNCLDNAAMESFFGTLKAEFFYLKRFESVEELKAGLEEYIHYYNHDRIKLKLNGLSPVDYRTQVTG